One genomic segment of Drosophila willistoni isolate 14030-0811.24 chromosome 2R unlocalized genomic scaffold, UCI_dwil_1.1 Seg200, whole genome shotgun sequence includes these proteins:
- the LOC6643481 gene encoding DNA polymerase delta subunit 3: MSLKKALDDCLIDFDRRVLVTDLLEEYKLSYKEVSETLEEFIKKQEENKNNLSIKYEKRFLVHGMQKEEPGRELYTVVQENKLKDWLQKLRNAESKLYSVEVAGGSKSAAPVFKPMQHLEVQLKKLERRAGVTNPSAATNGVTNGVQKAAPAATNGVHKATNGVHKEEKVEKEANPSTSGSKKNHEPEPKKTSPKEATVKSKKGGINSFFSAAPPANNKSKETKATPVKTTSSGTMDSFFKKNQTATAAAPAASTSKTKPKAKESPTIKEVKKKSPANTSVQLFLAESEEESSDEEEKLDKLRRQVVGSGDEADADDKPSVSKRRRIVDSDDEEQPTKKSNENKPTTTAAPAEEQIMEVDDDEPANETYLDEDGFVITQRKPNKTKSQPANANNKKKTSPPSKPTATAAKKKSPPSAVKNGPKDTVKTKQGNIMSFFSKK, encoded by the exons atgtcTCTTAAAAAGGCTCTGGATGATTGTTTAATTGATTTCGATCGACGTGTGCTGGTCACCGATCTGCTGGAGGAATACAAATTGTCCTACAAAGAAGTCAGTGAAACACTAGAAGAGTTCatcaaaaaacaagaagaaaacaa AAACAATTTAAGTATTAAGTATGAAAAGCGTTTCCTCGTCCATGGCATGCAAAAAGAGGAACCAGGCAGGGAACTGTACACTGTGGTGCAGGAGAATAAGCTTAAGGATTGGCTACAGAAACTTCGAAATGCCGAGTCAAAGTTGTATAGTGTGGAAGTGGCTGGTGGCTCCAAGAGCGCAGCTCCTGTCTTCAAACCCATGCAGCACTTGGAGGTACAACTGAAGAAACTGGAAAGACGTGCAGGTGTCACAAACCCATCTGCCGCAACCAATGGGGTAACTAATGGCGTTCAGAAGGCAGCTCCTGCTGCCACAAATGGAGTTCATAAGGCGACCAATGGAGTTCACAAAGAGGAGAAGGTGGAAAAGGAAGCAAATCCCTCGACCAGTGGCAGCAAGAAAAATCACGAGCCAGAACCCAAAAAGACATCGCCCAAAGAAGCGACAGTAAAATCAAAGAAAGGCGGCATTAATAGTTTCTTTTCGGCTGCTCCTCCAGCTAACAACAAGTCGAAGGAGACAAAAGCTACCCCAGTGAAAACCACCTCTTCTGGTACCATGGATAGTTTCTTCAAAAAGAATCAAACAGCTACAGCTGCTGCTCCTGCAGCTTCAACCTCAAAGACCAAACCCAAAGCAAAAGAATCCCCGACTATTAAAGAAGTCAAGAAAAAATCGCCCGCCAATACCTCCGTACAACTATTCCTTGCAGAAAGTGAAGAAGAATCTTCGGATGAGGAGGAAAAGCTGGACAAGTTGCGTCGCCAAGTGGTTGGATCTGGTGATGAAGCCGATGCAGATGATAAGCCCTCAGTCTCGAAACGTCGTCGTATTGTCGACTCGGATGATGAAGAGCAGCctacaaaaaaatcaaatgaaaacaaaCCAACTACAACTGCAGCCCCCGCAGAAGAGCAAATAATGGAAGTGGATGATGATGAGCCGGCAAATGAAACTTATTTGGATGAAGATGGTTTTGTCATTACCCAACGTAAGCCAAATAAAACTAAATCTCAGCCAGCCAAcgccaacaacaagaagaaaacatCTCCACCAAGTAAACCGACAGCGACAGCTGCAAAAAAGAAGTCCCCGCCATCAGCTGTCAAAAATGGTCCAAAAGATACCGTTAAAACCAAACAGGGCAACATTATGAGTTTCTTTAGCAAGAAATGA
- the LOC6643480 gene encoding uncharacterized protein LOC6643480 isoform X1, whose protein sequence is MASSSSFAHVNNKCNQPAATAAPPPPPAAAHAHGHAPVSGSSLTLGDLIGLQLDRLNLNDLHYKDELQLLLLLAPAQRQKLPPYDKDKEQEEHEHRDKDEAPLSRPENGEVEDDLIGAVGGLSISPTVTATATREPLVDFRTHVLKWFQRLREQTAHFKSEEESRRMREAGNDLYRKERHSLKASDLFTEAIFLAPARNSLAAALAHANRSLVLYDCGMYSESYDDCLCALDLGYPEEYLPLIKLRQAACALKLRNFALCEEHLHELLHIAELNEVFESRTHELWHQCEVLKVERFEMAVQTGDDLQTNDTKAFEIAWMDNRSSLQTTRALSKNALIFESEAVAMVPSGNCRVCDNCGISQFIPFPCIYCSNRLVVYCSRQCRFKHAPIHALECFGHQIELFESFGEVFGMPRLLQLAFRMLVSGLPELLSHCRKKPTMNKLWGAINGALLDRQDIAYCSVLRMEQLHEEKTSRTLLALALASHVLAIYLSKCTTFFDQLEHSLPTASRLSNGEWELLCAALLLRHIGQLRHKSLIRCRSFVLPADPHIFSPYQEFQLWAAPNRLQEGHLHLLAGEVAVVSYAVYSETMSLCRHSCSSTICSKFSGRKLTALALMDLPSGSGIYNCFATGNDHQMSREERHIQLKSRGIDCNCTSCQISQADEQFHKFHRYRCDNSKCMEIFVPNALHNAPNLRWWLSEDYTQPEHNGAELIMCPHCGEAQKLEWFWAFQTALIDCELIEERCKLYAAIERSENQLMDLHECKVVLARLLLEQCLMVHREGATVLDDWEFNKLGSIMRAALPNVVSQYGSQSIEYVKHFAYFWDVMALSTYKCNDRELMQMLNALEFIADEYKDIFINYYEDYIAPKFAEESYGSIVDTQV, encoded by the exons ATGgcctcttcttcttccttcgCGCATGTGAATAACAAATGTAACCAACccgctgctactgctgctcctcctcctccacctgCTGCTGCACATGCACATGGACATGCACCTGTTTCTGGCTCTAGTCTAACTCTTGGTGATTTAATTGGCCTACAATTGGATAGGTTAAATCTCAATGATTTACATTATAAAGATGAATTACAATTGTTATTGCTATTGGCGCCAGCACAGCGACAAAAGTTACCGCCCTATGATAAGGATAAGGAACAAGAGGAACATGAGCATAGAGATAAGGATGAAGCGCCATTGTCTAGGCCAGAGAATGGTGAAGTGGAAGATGACCTGATTGGTGCAGTGGGCGGATTAAGCATTTCACCCACTGtcacagcaacagcaacaagggAACCCCTGGTGGATTTCAG AACGCACGTACTTAAATGGTTTCAACGTCTGCGTGAACAAACCGCCCACTTCAAATCGGAGGAGGAATCACGTCGCATGCGTGAGGCCGGCAACGATTTATACCGCAAGGAGAGGCATTCACTTAAGGCCAGCGATCTCTTCACAGAAGCCATATTTTTAGCACCCGCCAGGAATAGTTTAGCCGCCGCCTTGGCCCATGCCAATCGATCCTTGGTCCTCTATGATTGTGGCATGTATTCG GAATCCTATGATGACTGTCTGTGCGCTTTGGATCTGGGCTATCCGGAGGAGTATTTACCATTGATTAAGTTGCGACAAGCCGCTTGTGCCTTAAAGCTGCGCAATTTCGCTCTATGCGAGGAGCATCTTCATGAATTGCTGCACATTGCCGAACTGAACGAAGTCTTTGAGTCGCGCACCCATGAGCTTTGGCATCAGTGTGAAGTGCTTAAAGTGGAGCGTTTTGAGATGGCTGTGCAAACTGGAGATGATCTGCAAACGAATGATACGAAAGCCTTTGAGAT TGCCTGGATGGACAATCGTTCATCGTTGCAAACAACCCGAGCATTGTCCAAGAACGCCTTGATTTTCGAATCCGAGGCTGTTGCCATGGTTCCCAGTGGCAATTGTCGGGTTTGCGATAATTGTGGCATCAGTCAGTTTATACCATTTCCCTGCATTTACTGCTCCAATCGTCTGGTTGTCTACTGTTCACGTCAGTGTCGCTTCAAACATGCCCCCATTCATGCTTTGGAATGTTTTGGCCATCAAATCGAACTGTTTGAATCGTTTGGCGAGGTTTTTGGTATGCCTCGCCTTCTGCAATTGGCATTTCGTATGCTTGTCTCAGGACTGCCAGAACTGCTCTCACATTGTCGTAAGAAACCCACAATGAATAAGCTATGGGGAGCCATCAATGGAGCACTTCTTGACCGTCAAGATATAGCCTATTGCTCGGTACTGAGAATGGAACAATTGCACGAGGAGAAGACTTCAAGAACCCTCTTGGCCTTGGCTCTGGCATCGCACGTTTTGGCCATCTATTTAAGTAAATGCACCACATTCTTCGATCAGTTGGAACATAGTTTGCCCACAGCCTCTAGATTGTCCAATGGCGAGTGGGAGCTTCTCTGCGCCGCCTTATTATTACGTCACATTGGCCAGTTGCGCCATAAATCACTCATACGTTGCCGCTCCTTTGTACTACCAGCTGATCCGCATATATTCTCACCGTATCAAGAGTTTCAACTATGGGCAGCTCCGAATCGACTGCAGGAAGGACATTTACATCTGCTGGCCGGTGAAGTGGCCGTGGTCTCTTATGCTGTCTACTCTGAAACAATGAGCCTCTGCCGACATAGTTGTTCATCGACAATTTGTAGTAAATTCTCGGGACGCAAACTCACTGCCTTGGCCCTAATGGATTTGCCCTCGGGATCAGGTATATATAATTGCTTTGCCACTGGCAATGATCACCAAATGTCGCGGGAGGAGCGACATATTCAACTGAAAAGTCGTGGCATTGATTGTAATTGCACCTCATGCCAGATTTCTCAAGCGGATGAACAATTT CATAAATTTCATCGCTATCGTTGTGATAATTCCAAGTGCATGGAAATTTTCGTACCCAATGCTTTGCATAATGCACCAAATCTACGATGGTGGTTGTCCGAGGACTATACCCAACCTGAACATAATGGAGCAGAGCTAATCATGTGTCCGCATTGTGGTGAAGCGCAGAAATTGGAATGGTTTTGGGCATTTCAAACAGCGTTAATCGACTGTGAGCTAATTGAGGAGCGTTGTAAACTTTATGCAGCAATTGAGAGATCAGAGAATCAGCTAATGGATCTCCATGAGTGTAAAGTAGTCCTGGCCAGACTTTTGCTGGAACAATGCCTAATGGTGCATCGAG AAGGAGCCACCGTACTAGATGATTGGGAATTCAATAAACTTGGCTCAATAATGCGCGCCGCTTTGCCCAATGTTGTATCCCAATATGGTAGCCAATCGATTGAGTATGTTAAGCATTTTGCCTATTTCTGGGATGTGATGGCATTGAGCACATATAAATGCAATGATCGTGAGCTAATGCAAATGCTTAATGCTCTCGAGTTTATTGCCGATGAGTATAAGGATATATTCATCAATTACTATGAGGATTATATTGCGCCCAAATTCGCTGAAGAATCCTATGGCAGCATCGTAGATACGCAAGTCTAA
- the LOC6643480 gene encoding uncharacterized protein LOC6643480 isoform X2, with protein sequence MASSSSFAHVNNKCNQPAATAAPPPPPAAAHAHGHAPVSGSSLTLGDLIGLQLDRLNLNDLHYKDELQLLLLLAPAQRQKLPPYDKDKEQEEHEHRDKDEAPLSRPENGEVEDDLIGAVGGLSISPTVTATATREPLVDFRTHVLKWFQRLREQTAHFKSEEESRRMREAGNDLYRKERHSLKASDLFTEAIFLAPARNSLAAALAHANRSLVLYDCGMYSESYDDCLCALDLGYPEEYLPLIKLRQAACALKLRNFALCEEHLHELLHIAELNEVFESRTHELWHQCEVLKVERFEMAVQTGDDLQTNDTKAFEIAWMDNRSSLQTTRALSKNALIFESEAVAMVPSGNCRVCDNCGISQFIPFPCIYCSNRLVVYCSRQCRFKHAPIHALECFGHQIELFESFGEVFGMPRLLQLAFRMLVSGLPELLSHCRKKPTMNKLWGAINGALLDRQDIAYCSVLRMEQLHEEKTSRTLLALALASHVLAIYLSKCTTFFDQLEHSLPTASRLSNGEWELLCAALLLRHIGQLRHKSLIRCRSFVLPADPHIFSPYQEFQLWAAPNRLQEGHLHLLAGEVAVVSYAVYSETMSLCRHSCSSTICSKFSGRKLTALALMDLPSGSGIYNCFATGNDHQMSREERHIQLKSRGIDCNCTSCQISQADEQFHKFHRYRCDNSKCMEIFVPNALHNAPNLRWWLSEDYTQPEHNGAELIMCPHCGEAQKLEWFWAFQTALIDCELIEERCKLYAAIERSENQLMDLHECKVVLARLLLEQCLMVHRVLAIP encoded by the exons ATGgcctcttcttcttccttcgCGCATGTGAATAACAAATGTAACCAACccgctgctactgctgctcctcctcctccacctgCTGCTGCACATGCACATGGACATGCACCTGTTTCTGGCTCTAGTCTAACTCTTGGTGATTTAATTGGCCTACAATTGGATAGGTTAAATCTCAATGATTTACATTATAAAGATGAATTACAATTGTTATTGCTATTGGCGCCAGCACAGCGACAAAAGTTACCGCCCTATGATAAGGATAAGGAACAAGAGGAACATGAGCATAGAGATAAGGATGAAGCGCCATTGTCTAGGCCAGAGAATGGTGAAGTGGAAGATGACCTGATTGGTGCAGTGGGCGGATTAAGCATTTCACCCACTGtcacagcaacagcaacaagggAACCCCTGGTGGATTTCAG AACGCACGTACTTAAATGGTTTCAACGTCTGCGTGAACAAACCGCCCACTTCAAATCGGAGGAGGAATCACGTCGCATGCGTGAGGCCGGCAACGATTTATACCGCAAGGAGAGGCATTCACTTAAGGCCAGCGATCTCTTCACAGAAGCCATATTTTTAGCACCCGCCAGGAATAGTTTAGCCGCCGCCTTGGCCCATGCCAATCGATCCTTGGTCCTCTATGATTGTGGCATGTATTCG GAATCCTATGATGACTGTCTGTGCGCTTTGGATCTGGGCTATCCGGAGGAGTATTTACCATTGATTAAGTTGCGACAAGCCGCTTGTGCCTTAAAGCTGCGCAATTTCGCTCTATGCGAGGAGCATCTTCATGAATTGCTGCACATTGCCGAACTGAACGAAGTCTTTGAGTCGCGCACCCATGAGCTTTGGCATCAGTGTGAAGTGCTTAAAGTGGAGCGTTTTGAGATGGCTGTGCAAACTGGAGATGATCTGCAAACGAATGATACGAAAGCCTTTGAGAT TGCCTGGATGGACAATCGTTCATCGTTGCAAACAACCCGAGCATTGTCCAAGAACGCCTTGATTTTCGAATCCGAGGCTGTTGCCATGGTTCCCAGTGGCAATTGTCGGGTTTGCGATAATTGTGGCATCAGTCAGTTTATACCATTTCCCTGCATTTACTGCTCCAATCGTCTGGTTGTCTACTGTTCACGTCAGTGTCGCTTCAAACATGCCCCCATTCATGCTTTGGAATGTTTTGGCCATCAAATCGAACTGTTTGAATCGTTTGGCGAGGTTTTTGGTATGCCTCGCCTTCTGCAATTGGCATTTCGTATGCTTGTCTCAGGACTGCCAGAACTGCTCTCACATTGTCGTAAGAAACCCACAATGAATAAGCTATGGGGAGCCATCAATGGAGCACTTCTTGACCGTCAAGATATAGCCTATTGCTCGGTACTGAGAATGGAACAATTGCACGAGGAGAAGACTTCAAGAACCCTCTTGGCCTTGGCTCTGGCATCGCACGTTTTGGCCATCTATTTAAGTAAATGCACCACATTCTTCGATCAGTTGGAACATAGTTTGCCCACAGCCTCTAGATTGTCCAATGGCGAGTGGGAGCTTCTCTGCGCCGCCTTATTATTACGTCACATTGGCCAGTTGCGCCATAAATCACTCATACGTTGCCGCTCCTTTGTACTACCAGCTGATCCGCATATATTCTCACCGTATCAAGAGTTTCAACTATGGGCAGCTCCGAATCGACTGCAGGAAGGACATTTACATCTGCTGGCCGGTGAAGTGGCCGTGGTCTCTTATGCTGTCTACTCTGAAACAATGAGCCTCTGCCGACATAGTTGTTCATCGACAATTTGTAGTAAATTCTCGGGACGCAAACTCACTGCCTTGGCCCTAATGGATTTGCCCTCGGGATCAGGTATATATAATTGCTTTGCCACTGGCAATGATCACCAAATGTCGCGGGAGGAGCGACATATTCAACTGAAAAGTCGTGGCATTGATTGTAATTGCACCTCATGCCAGATTTCTCAAGCGGATGAACAATTT CATAAATTTCATCGCTATCGTTGTGATAATTCCAAGTGCATGGAAATTTTCGTACCCAATGCTTTGCATAATGCACCAAATCTACGATGGTGGTTGTCCGAGGACTATACCCAACCTGAACATAATGGAGCAGAGCTAATCATGTGTCCGCATTGTGGTGAAGCGCAGAAATTGGAATGGTTTTGGGCATTTCAAACAGCGTTAATCGACTGTGAGCTAATTGAGGAGCGTTGTAAACTTTATGCAGCAATTGAGAGATCAGAGAATCAGCTAATGGATCTCCATGAGTGTAAAGTAGTCCTGGCCAGACTTTTGCTGGAACAATGCCTAATGGTGCATCGAG TTTTAGCTATTCCTTAG